The genomic region GATCGGCGTCGTGTGCGCTGTCACGCCGTTCAACCGACCGCTCAACCAGGTCGTCACCAAGGTCGCCCCCGCGATAGCCGCCAACAACAGGGTGGTCGTCAAACCGTCGGAGAAGACCCCGCTGAGCGCGATCCGCCTCGTCGACGCGCTCCTGCGATCCGGCCTGCCACCCGACCTGATCGCGTTGGTGTGCGGCGAACCCGGCGAGCTCGTGGACGCGCTCATTCATTCCGGACACATCGACATGTTGACGTTCACCGGCAGCACCAGAGTGGGCCGGCTGCTCGCCGCGTCAGCCGGGATGATCAGGCAGACCTACGAGCTCGGGGACAGTGGCGCGCTGGTCATCATGGCGGATGCGGACATTCCCGCGGCCGTTGCGGCGGCCACCGCGGGCGCATTCGCCACCTCCGGGCAGTCGTGCCGCGGTGTCAAACGCATCATCGCGCACGAGGACGTCGCCGACGAGTTCGTCAGGGAACTCGCCGCCGCTGCGTCGGCCCTGGTGGTCGGCGATCCGGGGGACCCTGCGACCGACATCGGCACGCTGATAGACCGGCACGCCGCCAGCGAGGTGGAGGCCCGCGTGGCTCGTGCCGTGGCCGCGGGCGCGCGGGTGTTGTGCGGGGCCCGACGGGTGGGCGCCCAGTACTGGCCGACCGTCCTCGACCACGTGCCACGGGACGCGGATCTGGTGCGCCTCGAGACCTTCGGCCCGACGGCGCCGGTGATCAGGGTGAAGGACTTCCCCGAAGCGGTGGAGGTCGTCAACGACTCTCGGTACGGCCTCCAGGCAGGCATCTTCACCAACAACCTGGAGCACGCGCGCCGAGCCGCCGAGCTTTTCGACGTGGGCGCGGTCGTGGTGAACGGAGGACCGCAGTTCGAGTCGCCCAACATCCCGTTCGGCGGGGTGAAGGACAGCGGTATCGGTCGCGAGGGTGCGAGATACGCGATCGAGGAGATGACCAGGGTCAAGACCCTCGTCATCTAGTACTTCTACCTGATCGGAAAGCGTCGCGAACCCGAGAACACGGTGTGTTTTCGAACCGAGGAGGACAGGTGACCGTTCTCACCGCCGGCCGTGCCACCGCCGACCGGCGTGGCCGCCCACGGGAGGACCTCCGTGATCGCTGACCACGAGATCACCAACTCGAAGGCGGGCGCCTGGGACCGGCTGGGTAGCGCGTACTGGAACCGCAACTACGACGGCGGTCCGAACCCCGCAGCGTGTGCCCAGTACCTCGAAGGTCTCGCCGCTGGTGAGCGGGTGCTTCTGGTGGGCGCCAGCACCGTTGCACTCGCCCGTGCGGTGCTCGACGCCGGCGCGGAGCTGGTGGTCGCGGACTTCTCCGCGGTGATGCTTGCCGAGCTGGAGAACCTGATCCCGGGAAGGGCCGAGTTCGTTCGGGTCGACGTGACCCGCGCCGACTCACGGTTCGACGGTGCGTTCGATCTCGTGATAGCTGATCGACTTGTCAACCGGTTCGTCCGCGCCGAGCTCCGCAGCGCCCTGCGGACCCTGTCCGCCGCGGTGCGCCCCGGCGGGAAGATGCGGCTGAGCTACCGGTTGGGGCTGTACGAGCGGGACGAAGCGGTGCTCTCCGAAGCCGCTCGACGCGGCGTGCTGTCCACCGTTTTCGACGAGGCGGAGTTCGACGTCGACTACAGCGCCGCAGCGGAATGGCTCGGCACGGTGTTGCCACCGCACGGCGACATCCCGACGCACGCCCTGGTCGACTTCTACGTGGCCAGGGGACGAGAACACCGGATCAGAACAGGCGAACTCGACGAGCTCGCCGCCCAGGATGTGCCGCGCGGCCTCCGTTACGAGACCGCGCACCTGCCGGTGCCCGGCCAGGGCGACGACTTCCTCCTCCAACTCACCCGCCTGGCATGACCGCCGACACCGGGTCGCGCGACTTCCGCGTCCTGTGGCGCGGTGAGTCGATCAGCCTGGTCGGCGACCGGGTGGCCACGTTCGCCGTGCCGACCATCGCGATCCTGACCCTGCACGCGACGACGTTCGAGGTCGGGCTGTTGACGATGGCCACGTACATCGCATATCCGGTCTCCGGTATCGGTGCGGGGCTGCTCGTCGATCGTTTCACCCGCCGGCGGATGATGGTGGTGGCCGGTGCCGCGCGGCTCGTGCTGTTCATGAGTATTCCGGTCGCGCAACGGTTCGGTGTGCTCACGATCGAGCAGCTACTCCTGGTCGTCGCGGTGAGCGGCGGTTTCACCCTGCTGTACGACGTGGCGTTGCAGGGGTATCTGCCCATTCTGCTGCCTGGCCACGAGCTACTGCGAGGCAACGCCGCGGTCGAGACCTCGCGGAGCACCTCGCAGGTTATCGGACCCGCACTCGGCGGCGCGCTGTCGAGCGCATTCGGGGCGACCTATGCGGTGGCTCTGAACGCGACGTCCTTCCTCGGCTCCATTCTCAGCGTGATGTCCGTGCGGACGGACGAACCACCGCCCGAGCCGCGCTCACCGGGGGACACCGTGGTCGGCAGGCTCCGGGAGGGATTCGCGTTCGTGTTGACCCACGACCTGCTGCGACCTCTCACGCTCTGTGCCGCGGTGCGAAACC from Frankia alni ACN14a harbors:
- a CDS encoding aldehyde dehydrogenase family protein, producing the protein MSAEWGLFSGGRWSPGVGVAEVRNPYTDEVVGTVVRASPEQALEAARGLAGVRSELTAYDRSNILTATAELLHRERDDFASTISQESGLAIMDARREVDRAATQLRYCAEEGKRITGEAIRTDVTSARQRRLAITTREPIGVVCAVTPFNRPLNQVVTKVAPAIAANNRVVVKPSEKTPLSAIRLVDALLRSGLPPDLIALVCGEPGELVDALIHSGHIDMLTFTGSTRVGRLLAASAGMIRQTYELGDSGALVIMADADIPAAVAAATAGAFATSGQSCRGVKRIIAHEDVADEFVRELAAAASALVVGDPGDPATDIGTLIDRHAASEVEARVARAVAAGARVLCGARRVGAQYWPTVLDHVPRDADLVRLETFGPTAPVIRVKDFPEAVEVVNDSRYGLQAGIFTNNLEHARRAAELFDVGAVVVNGGPQFESPNIPFGGVKDSGIGREGARYAIEEMTRVKTLVI
- a CDS encoding class I SAM-dependent methyltransferase; the encoded protein is MIADHEITNSKAGAWDRLGSAYWNRNYDGGPNPAACAQYLEGLAAGERVLLVGASTVALARAVLDAGAELVVADFSAVMLAELENLIPGRAEFVRVDVTRADSRFDGAFDLVIADRLVNRFVRAELRSALRTLSAAVRPGGKMRLSYRLGLYERDEAVLSEAARRGVLSTVFDEAEFDVDYSAAAEWLGTVLPPHGDIPTHALVDFYVARGREHRIRTGELDELAAQDVPRGLRYETAHLPVPGQGDDFLLQLTRLA
- a CDS encoding MFS transporter, whose amino-acid sequence is MTADTGSRDFRVLWRGESISLVGDRVATFAVPTIAILTLHATTFEVGLLTMATYIAYPVSGIGAGLLVDRFTRRRMMVVAGAARLVLFMSIPVAQRFGVLTIEQLLLVVAVSGGFTLLYDVALQGYLPILLPGHELLRGNAAVETSRSTSQVIGPALGGALSSAFGATYAVALNATSFLGSILSVMSVRTDEPPPEPRSPGDTVVGRLREGFAFVLTHDLLRPLTLCAAVRNLGITVTKTVIFLYAYRALHLSVHTTGVILATGAVTSVLGASVAGRAVRRFGYGRTLLFTVSEGVMWLMAPLALLGHPAAVLGVIVTFASPWLPIWNSQVAVARQVLAPARLQSRVLASIRTIGWGTLPLGSLLGGVLAVVFVGAFGERAGLALTIVVGGLIATSAGSWLLAPAVRNSRQVPRAHWLANRPAVEVS